From the Burkholderia ubonensis genome, one window contains:
- the rfbD gene encoding dTDP-4-dehydrorhamnose reductase: MVNKPTIVVTGVSGQVGFELQRTLQCLGHVVPCDRATLDLSDLARVREFIRRTAPSIIVNPAAYTAVDRAETDEVMAMRINAELPATLAQEAASLGAVLVHYSTDYVFDGQKAGPYVEDDQPNPQNVYGKSKLAGELGIAAAACAHLILRTSWVYGRRGKNFLLTMQRLAAERPELKVVDDQIGAPTWSRTIAEATGQIISQGIAANSSQWWRERSGVYHLTAAGETSWCGFAKAILQRDGNHADTVVVPISSREYPTPAARPSNSRMSAAKISTVFGLHMPAWDEALGLCLGD, encoded by the coding sequence ATTGTGAATAAGCCGACAATTGTTGTCACGGGCGTGAGCGGACAGGTTGGCTTCGAACTCCAGCGCACTCTTCAGTGCCTAGGGCATGTTGTGCCTTGCGATCGCGCTACTCTCGACCTGTCCGACCTCGCGCGCGTGCGTGAATTCATCCGGAGAACCGCGCCCTCAATCATCGTCAATCCAGCTGCCTATACCGCAGTGGATCGGGCCGAGACTGATGAAGTGATGGCAATGCGCATCAATGCGGAGCTACCTGCGACCCTTGCTCAAGAGGCGGCGTCGCTGGGTGCGGTGCTTGTCCATTATTCGACCGACTATGTTTTCGACGGGCAGAAAGCCGGACCCTATGTCGAAGACGATCAGCCGAACCCACAAAATGTCTACGGGAAGAGCAAACTCGCCGGCGAGCTCGGTATTGCCGCGGCAGCTTGTGCTCACCTGATCTTGCGTACGAGCTGGGTTTACGGGCGGCGGGGTAAGAACTTCCTGCTGACGATGCAGCGACTTGCCGCTGAACGTCCAGAGTTGAAGGTGGTGGATGATCAGATCGGTGCGCCGACCTGGTCTCGGACAATTGCAGAGGCAACTGGGCAGATTATTTCGCAAGGCATCGCTGCAAACAGCTCCCAATGGTGGCGGGAGCGCTCGGGTGTTTACCACCTTACTGCAGCAGGTGAGACGTCGTGGTGTGGCTTTGCGAAGGCAATTCTTCAGCGTGATGGCAATCATGCCGATACGGTGGTGGTGCCGATCTCCTCGCGCGAATACCCGACACCCGCTGCGCGACCATCTAATTCCAGAATGAGCGCGGCGAAGATATCCACGGTATTTGGTCTGCACATGCCTGCATGGGACGAGGCGCTGGGCCTTTGTCTCGGTGATTGA